The Heyndrickxia acidicola sequence ATTGAGCTAATCCAAATGAGGCGTTTAAGACCCGTAGCATACATTGTGCCTACAATTGTTTTTGCCATTTGTTCTAGATTACCTGCAAGATTGGCATACACAACATCTTGTCCAATCATTGCTTCTTTTAGTTTTTCAATATCCATAACGTCACCTTCGATTACTCGCACACGATTTGTATCGATGTTTCTTAGTCTGCGTGAGTTTCGTAAATAAAGAGTCAACTGTGCATCAGTTTCTTCAAGGAGCATATCAATAGCTACACGAGCAAGTGAACCGTTTGCCCCAAGGATTAAAACATTAGTCATATTTAAAACTTCCTTTCATTATAATGTTCGTCCATCTTATTTATTTTTGCTGGAGAATCCCTCAAGTTATTGAGGGCTCCCCTTATTCAACTAGCCTCAAATAAACCTTATGAATTAGAAAGTCATACCAAGCACTGGATGTGGCACATACGGCTCTTCTAGCAACACAATCTCTTCAGGTGTTAATTTAAGAGAAGCAGCTGCTACAGCATCTTCAATATGGGATATTTCAGTTGTACCACAATCGGAGCTGTTACTTGTTCCTTCTGAAGCAACCATGCAAGTGCGATTTGTGACATTGGTACACCACGTTTTTCTGCAATTTCTGTTAGACGTTCAACAACTTGACGATCAGCATCTGCTGTTACGGAATAGATAGCCTTTCCGATAACATCTACTTTGGCACGTTCGTCCATTTCTCCCCAAGGTCGTGCCAATCTTCCTGCAGCCAACGGGCTCCACTGCATTACACCAATTTTATTTTCCTTACAAAGTGGCAGCATCTCCCTCTCTTCCTCTCGGTATAAGAGGTTGTAATGGTTCTGCATAGTTACAAATTTGGTCCATCCGTTACGTTCTGCAACATTCTGTGCCTTTAAGAATTGCCAAGCAAATATCGTGGATGCCCCTATATATCTTGCCTTA is a genomic window containing:
- a CDS encoding NAD(P)H-binding protein, yielding MTNVLILGANGSLARVAIDMLLEETDAQLTLYLRNSRRLRNIDTNRVRVIEGDVMDIEKLKEAMIGQDVVYANLAGNLEQMAKTIVGTMYATGLKRLIWISSMGIYDEVPGERHGSILNPYRKSAGVIEASDLEYTILRPGWFTNKDEIDYETTQKGEPFIGHDVSRKSIADLIVKLAVTPGLEVRSSLGVNKPE